The genomic DNA ATGCCGGGCATGCACCATGAAATGAGCATGCCTATGCTGGCACACCACTCCGTGCCGCAAAACATGCCCGTTGACCATGGCGAGGCCTGCGGCTACTGCGTTTTGTTGACCCACGTGCCGGGGATGATACTGGCGTTGTGCGTGCTGTTATGCGCGCTACTGCTGCGCGTTAACGTTGTTCCCTTCCTGCCAACGATAAGCCACTGGCATTTCTTCCCCTGGCTCTTTCCCGATACCCGCGCGCCGCCGCGAGGGTCTGCTTTACCTGCTTAATAACGATAAATGACGCTTCAGCGTCACGCTTCATTTCGCATGAACAAAGGAAAAGTATGACAACCTGCACCTCGCGGGCGGCATGGGTGCACCTGCTGCGCCGCCTGCATTTTTTTATCGGCCTGTTTGTCGGGCCCTTTATCTTCGTTGCGGCCCTGACCGGCACGCTGTATGTGGCTACGCCTCAGCTCGAAAACGTGCTGTATCACCAGGCGCTGCACGGCAGCACCGAGGGTGAGCGTCAGCCTATTGCAGCACAAATTGCCGTCGCGGAACGCGCGCTGGATACACCGCTGCGTCTGAGCGCGGTTCGACCGGCTTTGGACGCGGGTATAACGACGCGTGTGATGTTCGCTGACCCTGCGCTACAGCCATCAGAAAACCGTGCGATTTTTATCGACCCGGTCACGCTGGCGGTGAAAGGGGACATGACGGTCTACGGCACCAGCGGCATTCTGCCGCTACGTCAGTGGATAGACTACGCGCATCGTTCGCTGCTGTTGGGCGATGTCGGACGCCTTTATAGCGAACTGGCTGCCTCATGGATGTGGGTCGCGGCACTGGGAGGTGTGGTGCTGTGGGCTTTTACCCGGCCAAAACGGCGAATAAAAAACCGCCTGCAAAATACCCGCCGCGTTCATGTTACCCTTGGCTGGTGCCTGCTGGCGGGAATGCTGCTGTTTTCAGCCACCGGGCTAACCTGGTCACAGTGGGCGGGCGGCAACGTCGATAAGCTGCGGGCGTCGTTAGGTTGGTTAACGCCACAGGTTAATACCCAACTGCACGGCGCCAGCCCGATGCCGATGGATCCGCATGCGGAGCACCGCGGGCATCATGGCGAGAAGGCTGCTCATGAGTCGACGATCGGTTGGGACAGTATTGATACTGTCCTCAATGTGGCCCAACGAGGCGGCATCAACGCAAGGTCTCTGGAGATCCGCCCGCCGCGCAGTGACGATCGCGCCTGGACGGTCACCGAGATCGATCGGCGCTGGCCAACGCAGGTTGATGCGGTCGCCATCGATCCGCAGTCGCTGGCGATAATCGATAGCACACAGTTTGCTGACTTCCCGCTGATGGCTAAGTTGACGCGTTGGGGCGTGGATTTTCACATGGGGATCTTGTTCGGCTTGCCGAACCAGCTGCTGCTGATCGCCTTTGGCCTGGCGTTGTGCGTGGCTATTGTGATGGGCTATCGTCTGTGGTGGATCAAACGCCCGTCTCAGGCGGAGACAAACCCACTGCTGACGCTAACGCACAGCTGGCGGGCGCTGTCGCTACCGGCCCGCTGTGGCACATTACTACTCGCCGTAGCATGCGGGTTTGCGCTTCCGGTTATGGGCATCAGTCTGGCGCTGTTTATGCTGTTTGACTGGCTACGCTGGCGAGCGGCTGTGCGGATGCCGCTCGTCGAATCGTCCGTCGAGTAACCTTACGGCGCGCTGATCACCACCGCCACACGGCGGTTTTCAGCGCGCCCTTGCGAGGTGCTGTTGCTGGCGACAGGGTATTTTTTGCCTAAGCCGCGCGTGGTGAGATTGCTGCGCGGAATATGAGCGCCTTTTGCCCAGGCATCGGCGACGACATTCGCGCGTTTCAGCGATAGGACTTCGTTATAGCGGTCTTCGCCGTAATTGTCTGTGTGCCCGTCCATCCGGGCGTGGTTTAAACCGGTTGCCGCGAGGCGTGACGCCATGGCCTGGATCTGTGTTTCACTTTCAGGTCGCAGCCCGGCTTCGTTTTTATCGAACAGAATCTTATCCGAGAGGCCCAGCGACCAGTCGCCATTTAATTCGTTAAAGCCATAAGATTGCATCGCTGCGACCTGTTCAGGGGTGAATTTGCCCTGCGGTGTCTGACAACCGGTCAGCAGCAGTGATGCCAGTAAGCATGGAGCAAGATATCGCTTTAACATATCGTTTTCCTTTCTAATATAGTGTCTTAGACCGCTGATTTTTGGCTTGATACATATTGCGGTCTGCCTTTTCCAGTAGTACCTCCAGCGAGGTACTTTCCCACGCTAGCGCAAAGCCGATGCTGAGAGACATCGATGTATTTTGGCCGTTATGCAGATCGAACGGACGGGTAAACTGCTGTGCCAGCGCGTGACAAATCCGTTGAACGTCGTGTTCTGAATGGACGCCGGAGAGCACCATGGCAAACTCATCGCCGCCAAGGCGGTACGATTGATGACGCTGACCGCCGAACGCAATCATTCGACTGGCAATTTCTGTCAGTACGAAGTCGCCTGCGTTGTGCCCCCAGGTATCGTTAATGTGTTTAAAGTTGTCCCCATCGAGAAAAAGCAGGGCTGAGTGTGTTTTAGCAACGTCATCATTCATTAACGCCGCTATGCGGTTGCCGAACGCCGCGCGGTTCGCCAGACCCGTAAGGGGATCGTGCATGGCGGAACGGAGCAACTGAGCATTGGTTTCCTGCAGTTTCAGCTGCCACTCTTCCATTTCAGCCAGCAGGCTGTTGAAGTCTTCGCCGAAACGGTGAAACTCTTCGATTCGACCCTGCTTGACGCGACGGGAGAAGTTGCGATTGGTGCGCGCATCATGTACGACATCGGTGATATTTTGCATTTCCTCAACCATCCCGTGGTGCAGGGAGCGGGTAACCGTGAGCGCGATGCCTGAAGCGAAAAGTATGCAACCGGTGAGGACGGCAAAGGACATCCAGATAAAGTGACCAATCAGGCTGTCGCGTGCGGTCAGATAAATTTCGCCGATTGGCTTGCCGTTATGCATGATGGGCTGAGCGATGGGTTCCGGAAACAGCCAGCGACTGACCAGCGCGCCCAATGTATCGGTATTGTCTTCAGGGTTCCACGACCAGTGAGCAAAGCGCTTTTTATGCACATCGTAGACCTCCGCCATCGCAAACTGCCCCTGTTTCCCGAGCGTTTCCAGGGTGTCATTTGCCGCCTGCGGATCGTTGAAAACCAGCGATGCTTCAAGGGTGTGGCTCATTGTCGCACCGGTCAACTCGAGGTTCTTTTGCGCGTATTGCTTTAATGTCACCACCGACGCGAGGCACAGCAAAAGCCATATAAAGGTCATGGTTATGATGACGCTTATTA from Klebsiella sp. WP3-W18-ESBL-02 includes the following:
- the dgcN gene encoding diguanylate cyclase DgcN codes for the protein MNKDFTFTPRPTFKRTLRRINIISVIITMTFIWLLLCLASVVTLKQYAQKNLELTGATMSHTLEASLVFNDPQAANDTLETLGKQGQFAMAEVYDVHKKRFAHWSWNPEDNTDTLGALVSRWLFPEPIAQPIMHNGKPIGEIYLTARDSLIGHFIWMSFAVLTGCILFASGIALTVTRSLHHGMVEEMQNITDVVHDARTNRNFSRRVKQGRIEEFHRFGEDFNSLLAEMEEWQLKLQETNAQLLRSAMHDPLTGLANRAAFGNRIAALMNDDVAKTHSALLFLDGDNFKHINDTWGHNAGDFVLTEIASRMIAFGGQRHQSYRLGGDEFAMVLSGVHSEHDVQRICHALAQQFTRPFDLHNGQNTSMSLSIGFALAWESTSLEVLLEKADRNMYQAKNQRSKTLY
- a CDS encoding PepSY-associated TM helix domain-containing protein, coding for MTTCTSRAAWVHLLRRLHFFIGLFVGPFIFVAALTGTLYVATPQLENVLYHQALHGSTEGERQPIAAQIAVAERALDTPLRLSAVRPALDAGITTRVMFADPALQPSENRAIFIDPVTLAVKGDMTVYGTSGILPLRQWIDYAHRSLLLGDVGRLYSELAASWMWVAALGGVVLWAFTRPKRRIKNRLQNTRRVHVTLGWCLLAGMLLFSATGLTWSQWAGGNVDKLRASLGWLTPQVNTQLHGASPMPMDPHAEHRGHHGEKAAHESTIGWDSIDTVLNVAQRGGINARSLEIRPPRSDDRAWTVTEIDRRWPTQVDAVAIDPQSLAIIDSTQFADFPLMAKLTRWGVDFHMGILFGLPNQLLLIAFGLALCVAIVMGYRLWWIKRPSQAETNPLLTLTHSWRALSLPARCGTLLLAVACGFALPVMGISLALFMLFDWLRWRAAVRMPLVESSVE
- a CDS encoding OmpA family protein, with protein sequence MLKRYLAPCLLASLLLTGCQTPQGKFTPEQVAAMQSYGFNELNGDWSLGLSDKILFDKNEAGLRPESETQIQAMASRLAATGLNHARMDGHTDNYGEDRYNEVLSLKRANVVADAWAKGAHIPRSNLTTRGLGKKYPVASNSTSQGRAENRRVAVVISAP
- a CDS encoding DUF2946 domain-containing protein, which codes for MNGKITHIIAFKRRAAWLALFAMALIVFAPLVSISLQPTAMSAMPGMHHEMSMPMLAHHSVPQNMPVDHGEACGYCVLLTHVPGMILALCVLLCALLLRVNVVPFLPTISHWHFFPWLFPDTRAPPRGSALPA